In the Thalassoglobus sp. JC818 genome, one interval contains:
- a CDS encoding fasciclin domain-containing protein has protein sequence MLKKVLPLALIAAISSVGFAADKNIVETAVEAGSFKTLAAALQAANLVETLQGDGPFTVFAPTDDAFANLPEGTLDELLKPESKETLTGILTYHVVAGEVPAAKVVKLSGATTVNGQRVDIAAKDGVTVDQAKVVTTDIQCSNGIIHIIDAVLLPESQSIVGVAKEAKTFETLIAAAQAAGLAEVLDQQGPFTVFAPTDEAFAKLPAGTVESLLKPENKAKLASILKYHVVPGRIYSEGALEAGKAKTLQGASVEIGVQSGHAKVNDANLIATDIDASNGVIHVVDSVLMPPKGESKKQAAVYTTPCQSSQTVVIRAQH, from the coding sequence ATGTTGAAGAAAGTCCTTCCCCTTGCGTTAATTGCAGCGATTTCGTCCGTTGGTTTCGCTGCCGACAAGAACATTGTTGAGACCGCCGTCGAAGCAGGTTCATTCAAAACGCTGGCAGCTGCCCTTCAAGCAGCTAACCTCGTTGAAACACTTCAGGGAGACGGTCCCTTCACGGTCTTTGCCCCCACCGACGATGCCTTCGCGAATCTGCCTGAGGGGACTCTTGACGAATTGTTAAAGCCCGAGAGCAAAGAAACTCTGACCGGCATTCTCACCTATCACGTTGTGGCTGGTGAAGTTCCTGCGGCGAAAGTCGTGAAGCTCTCTGGAGCGACAACAGTCAACGGCCAGCGAGTTGACATCGCAGCGAAAGACGGAGTGACAGTCGATCAAGCGAAAGTTGTGACAACTGACATTCAATGCTCGAATGGGATCATTCACATCATCGACGCAGTTCTCCTCCCAGAGAGTCAATCAATCGTTGGAGTTGCCAAAGAAGCCAAAACCTTCGAAACACTGATCGCAGCCGCACAAGCAGCGGGATTGGCAGAAGTTCTTGATCAGCAAGGTCCATTTACCGTCTTTGCCCCAACGGATGAAGCATTCGCGAAACTCCCAGCTGGAACCGTTGAATCTCTTCTGAAGCCTGAAAACAAAGCGAAACTCGCTTCGATCCTGAAGTATCACGTTGTGCCGGGACGCATCTACTCGGAAGGAGCTCTCGAAGCTGGAAAAGCAAAAACCCTGCAGGGAGCATCGGTCGAAATCGGAGTTCAGAGCGGTCACGCGAAGGTAAACGACGCGAATCTCATCGCGACAGACATTGATGCTTCAAATGGAGTCATTCATGTTGTCGACTCTGTTTTGATGCCACCGAAGGGGGAAAGCAAGAAACAGGCAGCCGTCTACACGACGCCATGTCAGTCTTCTCAGACTGTCGTGATCCGAGCACAACACTAA
- a CDS encoding ATP-dependent Clp protease proteolytic subunit, which yields MFDLNLERPSPVQPYNSDYQRTRQMTVGDLLLENRIIFLDGPIHDGNANMIVMKLLYLQSENRHQDVHMYINSPGGSVTATLAIYDTMQFLECKVATYCVGLAASGAAILVAGGEKGKRYILPHAKMMIHQPYGQVGGQVSDIEIQAQEILETRSTLNKILSEHTGQPEEVVAKDTERDRYLSPAAAKEYGLIDEIVMKKSKAKTDSSAS from the coding sequence ATGTTCGACTTGAACCTTGAACGGCCTTCGCCAGTTCAACCATACAACTCAGACTACCAACGCACCCGACAGATGACTGTCGGTGACCTCCTGCTGGAAAACCGGATCATTTTCCTGGACGGGCCGATTCACGACGGCAATGCGAACATGATCGTGATGAAGTTGTTGTACCTGCAGTCAGAAAACCGTCATCAAGACGTGCACATGTACATCAACTCTCCGGGCGGATCGGTGACAGCGACTCTCGCCATCTACGACACAATGCAGTTCCTGGAATGTAAAGTCGCCACCTACTGCGTCGGTTTGGCAGCCAGCGGTGCAGCCATCCTCGTCGCCGGTGGGGAAAAGGGTAAACGCTACATCCTCCCACACGCGAAGATGATGATTCACCAGCCCTACGGCCAGGTGGGCGGACAGGTCTCCGACATCGAAATTCAGGCTCAGGAGATCCTGGAAACTCGTTCGACCCTGAACAAAATTCTCTCCGAGCACACCGGACAACCAGAAGAAGTCGTGGCGAAAGACACAGAGCGCGATCGCTACCTTTCACCAGCTGCGGCCAAAGAGTATGGCCTCATCGACGAAATCGTGATGAAGAAGTCGAAGGCGAAAACTGATTCCTCAGCGTCCTGA
- the clpP gene encoding ATP-dependent Clp endopeptidase proteolytic subunit ClpP gives MSNLVPFVVEKSGREERAMDIYSRLLKDRIVFLGSQVNDQVANLLVAQLLYLQFEDPKSDIHLYINSPGGSVTAGMAIYDTMQYITCDVATYCMGQAASMGALLLTAGAANKRFSLPNSRIMIHQPLAGMEGTATDLDIHAKEVIKMKRKLNEILIKHTGQTLEQIERDTDRDNFMDPETAQKYGLIDSVLDRLPHGLEG, from the coding sequence ATGTCAAATCTTGTCCCATTTGTTGTCGAAAAGTCCGGTCGCGAAGAGCGGGCGATGGACATTTACAGCCGACTGCTGAAAGACCGAATTGTCTTTCTCGGCTCCCAAGTCAACGATCAGGTCGCAAACCTGCTCGTCGCTCAACTGCTTTACCTGCAGTTTGAAGATCCCAAGTCAGACATCCATCTCTACATCAACTCCCCTGGTGGCTCCGTCACTGCGGGCATGGCGATTTACGACACAATGCAATACATCACGTGTGATGTCGCGACTTACTGCATGGGACAGGCAGCGAGTATGGGTGCGCTCTTGCTGACTGCAGGTGCAGCTAACAAACGGTTTTCACTTCCGAACTCTCGAATCATGATTCACCAACCACTGGCAGGAATGGAAGGGACAGCGACTGACCTGGATATTCACGCCAAAGAAGTGATCAAGATGAAGAGAAAGCTCAACGAAATCCTCATCAAACACACCGGTCAAACTCTCGAACAAATCGAACGAGACACTGACCGAGACAACTTCATGGACCCGGAAACTGCGCAAAAGTACGGACTGATCGACAGTGTCCTCGACCGACTTCCACATGGACTGGAAGGATAA
- the dapA gene encoding 4-hydroxy-tetrahydrodipicolinate synthase, translating to MARKGEMFAGLTVALVTPFRDGKVDEKALRGLVDRHVEAGTDAVSPCGTTGESPTLSHDEHERVIAIVCEQAAGRIKVMAGTGSNSTAEAIRLTSRAKEVGADGALLVAPYYNKPMQEGFYEHYRAIAESVDIPQVVYNIPGRSAKNIEPETICRLGELKNIVAVKESTGSMDQASQILNGSNLTVLSGDDSLTLPLLALGASGVVSVAGNIVPKDVKAMITAWNSGNVAEAQKLHHKLFPLCRDMLGLATNPIPLKAAMNLLGQDTGDVRLPLTQLSESSVGSLRTTLEKYGLLSS from the coding sequence ATGGCCCGCAAGGGGGAGATGTTTGCAGGACTGACAGTTGCGCTCGTGACACCATTTCGAGATGGTAAAGTCGATGAGAAAGCGCTGCGAGGTCTTGTGGATCGCCACGTCGAGGCGGGAACAGATGCTGTCAGCCCGTGTGGAACAACCGGTGAAAGCCCGACACTCAGCCATGACGAGCACGAGCGAGTGATCGCGATCGTCTGCGAACAGGCTGCTGGTCGCATCAAAGTGATGGCCGGAACGGGATCGAACAGCACAGCAGAAGCAATTCGACTGACTTCGCGAGCCAAAGAGGTCGGAGCGGACGGAGCACTGCTCGTCGCCCCCTACTACAACAAGCCGATGCAGGAAGGCTTCTACGAGCACTACCGAGCGATCGCGGAATCTGTCGACATTCCACAGGTCGTTTACAACATCCCGGGACGTTCCGCGAAGAACATCGAACCCGAAACCATTTGCCGCTTGGGCGAGTTGAAGAACATCGTCGCTGTCAAAGAATCGACGGGATCGATGGATCAGGCATCCCAGATCCTCAACGGCAGCAACCTGACGGTCCTTTCCGGAGATGACAGCCTGACGTTGCCACTTCTGGCACTTGGTGCCTCCGGAGTGGTTTCCGTCGCAGGGAACATCGTTCCAAAAGATGTCAAAGCGATGATCACCGCCTGGAACTCAGGCAACGTCGCCGAAGCCCAGAAACTGCATCACAAACTCTTCCCGTTGTGCCGAGACATGCTCGGACTGGCGACGAACCCGATCCCACTGAAAGCAGCGATGAACCTGCTCGGACAGGATACGGGAGACGTCCGCTTGCCACTCACACAGCTGAGTGAATCGAGCGTGGGGAGTCTGCGTACAACGCTTGAGAAATACGGCCTGCTCTCCTCTTGA
- the sufD gene encoding Fe-S cluster assembly protein SufD, translated as MAVTTADNRIAFDAAGFESFLSNRNEPDWLQKSRRDAFEQYQQLSSEPLDPEEFKRLDLRTFRPEKYSLNTSSAGETSFETLMQNRGEFGGAIVQVDGKCVSSSLSEELKSQGVLFGNLSELLVEHRELLEPYFLKKAVKAGQDRFSAWHAAFWTGGAVLYVPRNVEVDVPLYSLIGLQGEGAADLSHTLIIIEDGASATLLEETSCTNENADGLHVGAVELIVGQGARLRYVQLQNWNEKVRHFAHQSGRVARDAMLQWTVGGLGGKLMHIHQDVHLDGRGAHAQVNGVTFATDKQLLSYYTQQTHHQPDTSSDLLYKQVCRDHSRCVWRGMIKVDEIAQKTDGYQRNDALMLSSDARADAIPGLEIEADDVRCTHGATAGQVDEEQVFYAMCRGLSRYEAMHVIVEGFFAEVYDRIPVELVRETLSQAVERKLGIGE; from the coding sequence ATGGCAGTCACAACAGCTGACAACCGAATTGCATTCGATGCCGCAGGTTTCGAGTCGTTCCTAAGCAACCGCAATGAACCCGACTGGCTTCAGAAATCGCGTCGCGACGCCTTCGAACAGTACCAGCAACTGAGTTCTGAACCGCTCGATCCCGAAGAGTTTAAGCGTCTCGATCTGCGGACTTTTCGACCGGAAAAGTACTCGCTCAACACGTCGAGCGCGGGTGAAACATCCTTCGAAACTCTCATGCAGAATCGCGGAGAATTCGGCGGTGCGATCGTTCAAGTTGACGGAAAGTGTGTCAGTTCGTCTCTGAGCGAAGAACTGAAGAGCCAAGGCGTTCTGTTCGGGAATCTTTCCGAACTGCTCGTCGAGCATCGAGAGCTTCTCGAACCATACTTCCTCAAGAAGGCTGTGAAGGCCGGGCAGGACCGGTTCTCCGCTTGGCATGCGGCATTTTGGACGGGCGGGGCAGTTTTGTATGTCCCAAGAAATGTTGAGGTCGATGTTCCGCTCTACAGCTTGATTGGCCTTCAGGGAGAAGGGGCTGCCGATCTCAGCCACACGTTGATCATCATTGAAGACGGAGCTTCTGCCACGCTTCTGGAAGAGACATCTTGTACCAACGAGAACGCCGACGGACTCCATGTCGGAGCTGTCGAATTGATCGTTGGTCAAGGGGCTCGATTGCGATATGTGCAGCTTCAGAACTGGAACGAAAAAGTTCGCCACTTCGCTCACCAGTCCGGACGTGTGGCTCGCGATGCGATGCTGCAATGGACCGTTGGCGGCCTCGGTGGGAAACTGATGCACATCCATCAGGACGTCCACCTTGATGGACGCGGAGCACATGCTCAGGTCAACGGCGTGACCTTCGCAACAGACAAACAACTGTTGTCGTACTACACACAGCAGACTCATCATCAACCGGATACATCGTCCGACCTTCTCTACAAGCAGGTCTGCCGCGATCATTCTCGCTGTGTCTGGCGAGGGATGATCAAAGTCGATGAGATCGCACAAAAAACCGACGGTTATCAGAGAAACGATGCTTTGATGCTCAGCTCTGATGCTCGGGCAGACGCCATTCCCGGACTCGAAATCGAAGCTGACGACGTTCGCTGCACACACGGTGCGACCGCCGGTCAGGTCGACGAAGAGCAGGTTTTCTACGCCATGTGTCGCGGTCTTTCCCGATACGAAGCAATGCACGTTATCGTCGAAGGCTTCTTCGCTGAAGTCTACGATCGCATCCCCGTCGAACTGGTTCGTGAGACGCTCAGCCAGGCAGTGGAACGCAAACTTGGCATCGGTGAATAG
- a CDS encoding metallophosphoesterase family protein — MTQGSSSRVIAIGDIHGCFHALDTLVKVADLQPDDTLVCLGDLIDQGRESKEVLELLIELSTQCNLVAIRGNHEEMFLAALESDQAKESWMLFGGTSTVNSYHFGGDIDAVPPDHVEFIRSTVDFFETETHIFTHALYLPDEPPEVWPPHVLRWTLIEKPYPEPHMSGKTVVVGHTEQRSGEILDLGHLICLDTACYNYGWLTALDMTSGETWQASKWGQLKERPSEPMPVPVPKPPVAV, encoded by the coding sequence ATGACACAAGGTTCGTCGTCGCGGGTGATTGCGATTGGAGACATCCACGGATGTTTTCACGCTCTCGATACATTGGTCAAAGTCGCTGACCTTCAGCCGGACGACACGCTCGTTTGTCTTGGCGATCTCATCGATCAGGGACGAGAATCAAAAGAGGTCCTGGAACTGCTGATCGAACTGTCGACTCAATGCAATCTGGTGGCGATCCGTGGGAACCACGAAGAAATGTTCCTAGCCGCTTTGGAGAGCGATCAAGCGAAAGAGTCGTGGATGCTCTTTGGAGGAACATCAACGGTCAACTCTTATCACTTTGGAGGAGACATCGATGCGGTGCCTCCTGATCACGTCGAGTTCATTCGGAGCACCGTCGACTTCTTCGAGACTGAGACGCACATTTTTACGCACGCTCTCTATCTTCCCGACGAGCCTCCCGAAGTGTGGCCGCCTCACGTGTTGCGATGGACGCTGATTGAGAAGCCATATCCTGAACCTCACATGTCCGGGAAGACCGTGGTCGTCGGACATACAGAACAACGGTCAGGCGAGATTCTCGATCTCGGCCACCTCATCTGCCTCGACACTGCTTGCTACAACTACGGATGGCTCACCGCGCTCGACATGACGAGTGGTGAAACGTGGCAAGCCAGCAAATGGGGACAATTGAAGGAACGTCCCAGCGAACCCATGCCAGTTCCAGTTCCCAAACCACCTGTTGCTGTTTGA